The genomic interval TCCTTTCTTTATCCCCACTCCTTTCCCTTTATCCCTTctatgtccgtctgtctgtctgtcttagtCGTTCGGTTAGAAATTTCTGGGCATGCTAAGTCGTCTAAGGTGAAATAAGAACTTTCTGCAATTCTCTTGAACGGAGAGAAATTGCAATATCccttaatatttatatttcattaaaaaaaagtcttatattTATAAACTTTGATGAGTTAcgttgaatgaaaataaatagtcaTAACACTGCCTTCCTTCCATCTTTCAACTACTATTGATAATTGTATCGCTTTTATACTGTCATTTATGATTAAGTCAGCATTAGAACACGGGCATAAATCTTTACATTTTATCGCCTGTTTAACCTTCGACAATAATATATGAACTACGTAAGTCAGTTTTTacaaatgtaatgaatatatgtGTTCGCTACTAATTAGTGTCAACAACAAGGAATGGTCTTCAAGAACAAAACAGTCTTCGAAATCTATAGCAAGACTACTGTATTCTAATGCAGTATTCGTGCAACAGAAAAGTGAGTTAAACAACTTACTGCTTAGCAGGGAACTCGAACTACATTATACATCTAAATAAATTTGCCTAGGCAGATAACCACTGCAGCCAAGAGAACCTAAGATCCTTCAGATAGTTTTTCTTCTCCCAAGCCATTAAGCTTTTGAATTTCTTACGTTCCTTTGTGCTTGCAGTTTGACGATATATTCTTCTATTGGTACCTTTGCCGTTATGCATAAGGGACGACAAACTCGCAAATCAGTACGATCTTAAAATTGCGCGTTATGATATATGGATTTTATcttttccgccaacttccttttCTTCTAAGACAAACATACAATTCATGCGAACAAACCctcacaccatacatacatacatacatacatacatacatacatacaaacttgtatatatatatatatatatatatatatatatatatatatatatatatatattcgtatacatacataaatattatgcaaacacatgtatgtatataattaatatatattatatatatatatataaatattatgtatgtatatttatatatatatatatatatattaaataatataatatatattgaatatatatataatatatagtatatatatatatataatatatatatatatatactataaaaaggAGCCTACTaacaacaccaaaatatagagagtaaagTACTTTCCATATTTGGTTTTTTTATGAACTCCATTTTTATTAGTATGGAATATCTGTTGTAGCAGAACAACTTTTacccagtcataatatatatatatatatatatatatatatatatatatatatatatatatatatatatatgtatgtaaaaggttattcagtcatatatatatatatatatatataatatatatatatatatattataatataatatataattatataatagtatttatatatatatatatatatactgactggtaaaagtgctctgctacaacagaattccatctaataaatggagtccataaaaaaccaaaatatggaaagtacttactttctatattttggtgttgttatgggttccttttattattctttttcccccctttattatagtatacatatatataatatctatatatatattatatagatactatattctatatatatatactatatatatatatatatagatatatatatatataatatataattatattagttaAAAATGCGTGAGTTTGTGCCTGTGTATGAGTAAATAGCTACATAGCCTCCTTTGGTGAGAAACACTACCAccgaagagaaactgcagaagaAAACTTGTTTTCTCATAACGAAATAATTAGTTTTTACATTCGCGTTCTTCTTCtgttctctctttctgtttctccTCGTCCCTGGTTATTCCCGATAAAATGTgggcagaaaaataaaagaagacatTACATTGCATCACTTTCGATTTTTGCTTTCACCAAGTCTGAAAAGAGCTTTTTCTGTACTAGTGTCATAGAAACTGCGGTCATCAATGCCGAGTTTTGAAGAGCTAGTATAAgcgataagatatatatattatattatagtattaatattatttaatagatatatatatatagtaatattatataatttataatatatataattatatatatatatatatttatttaataatatatattatatatataatatattataccttaattagtatatatatatatatatatatatatatatatgatatatatatatatatatatattatatatattattatttattattatatatgtatgtatgtatgtagtagtatgtatgtatgtatgtatgtatatgtatgtatatgtatatatatatatatattatatatataatatatatatatatatactatatatatatatacatactatatatacatagatatatatatagtatacatataatatatatatatatatatatatatatatatgtatgaatgtatatatgcttTATGATATGTTAAGAACCAAACAGCGCCTGTACCTCTCTACCTTACTAATAAACATTAAATTATCTTAATAAATTCCTCCCCACTCTACGTACGTAGCAGAGAGGAGCCGTGACTACGTTGTTGTTGGTGAGCAAATACATTTATTCGTTCCCAAGGCCACGATAGACATCCaacaaaatttcaaggtcgcttggaTTAACGGAATCTTGCTTTGAAGATGATGAGGTCATGTGGTATTTGTCTATCTTGATGGCAGATCGATTATGCCGAGACGGAGAAccagaaagacagaaagagaaagagacgagagTCAGAAACGATGCCTAACTGAAGATTCTCTAGAGAAAACTTGGTCGTCAACTTCTTTTATCCCTAAGTATCTAGAAAGATATAcgaaacagacagagagaaagagacaagagCCAGAAACAGTACCCGACAGAAAATTCTTTAGAGAAGAATcggtcataaatttttttttttattattatttttgttttctttttttatacttgagTATCTTGATCGTCTTGGGTAGGTTACAATATCCATACACTTATAAAGACGAGCGAGATTTATTTGATGGGACAAGTCGTAAATACGATGACTGGCTGAGATCTTGTGGTCGCTGTCTTGCACTTTGTGTGGAGAGATAAGGAGCTTGTGTTATCTCCCGGGATGGGATTCTTCTAAGTTTCTGCAGGGGATTGTGAACAAAATTCCAATTCACACTGACACGAGATTTGATATCGTCTCCTTTTGTCACGATCATCTGTACATTTTCGAAGAGCCAGTTCTTAATCATTCCCGAATTAAAATTTTGAGTTTTGCTATTATATTTCATTCCCCAGTCCTGAATTTATTTCCCATGTTCCTTTTACAGTCCACTTATACATTtagtatttttaaagaaatgtattCGTCAAAGCCTTACCTATTGTTTGCAAAGGCGAATTGATgagcttaaaaattaaaataaaaaataaaaaatgaatagttGAAGGCGATGCTGCTTAATGGAGTACCATCAGGTTCTTCTGCTGATAAGTCTGGATGGTGAAGTGGTAAATGATAAATGTGATTATGATAATCAAGAAGCTCTCTAAGCTTGCAGACTATAATGAAGAAACGAAGCAGTAAACGTTGGTCCTGGCGCTCATCATTCATTTTCACTACTTCAGATAATTGTATTTAAACTgcatattagttttctgtaaaataaaactgagaTGGTTACTTGTCGGTCcatccgccttcagatcttaaaagctactgaggctggaAGGTTGCAAATTGGCAAAttgagcatccaccctccaatcatcaaacataccacattatAGCCCTCTAGCttccgtagtttttatttcatttaagtctTAGGTTATCCATGATCCTGCATCTTGCACCTCTATAGGTCACAACATACTGGCCATCTTGGccgcggctgagtttcatacagcattgtaaaCTGTACACGACCGGACCATCCACTGAGCTTCCTTCCTATATCACACAGTTCTTGCAAAACACCCAccatctttctttcctctccCATGGCATCACTTATCACGTAACATTTCTTCCATACTTTCTAAAATATCCCTTTTTCAGGAAAGCTCTAActacactttttctttttaagcttATCCTCTTCTTGTTTGGCCTAGAAGATATCTGCTGATTGATGCTAATATATTCTTCCAATACACGCATGAATCCATTCACTATAAAAACCTGGCTCATGGCTACCATTCACTCTCGCTTTTTACGAATATCAATTCAATAATTCCCGCTGCCTCTTTCTTTATTACCGATATTCTCCGATAAAAAcacttaattaaaaataatccattctctctctctctctctctctctctctctctctctctctctctctctctcatcatcttcttcttcttcttcgtcgggTATACAAGCGTGTTTATGACATCAGAAATGATGCTTATGATAACAATAAACGGTATTATGTGCATGTGTGGTcgagcgtgcgtgcgtgcgttcgtGCTTGCGTCCAATACCAGAGACATCTTACCAAGTGTCTTTACATACTTAGCCGGCGACAGTCGTCAAATCTTATCTCTGAATAAACTTCAGATATTCCTTCTCCCTCCATTCTGCATATGTTCGTACTCGTAAAATTCAGACAAGCCTCAGTGAGTTTTCTTCAGCTCTGATCATAAcaattccaatattttttctttagtcaTTTTCCTCGCGAAGACCGTTACCTTCCAAGAAAACACCAACTGTGCTTTGTGAACGTGCATACGAGCATACGTGCTTACAAGAAGCGTGCTTTTACGCAATGTTTCTGAGCTTATGCATGTAAATTTGAGCTCATTAATAATCATGTATGTCAGTAATTAAATCGCATACAAACCTGAATACATAATTCTGACCCTCTTCATGTCCTCGTCTGGCTGCATATTCGTTTGTATGAAAGTATTTACACAAAtcacttacgtacatacatataaaacgaacttatgtatgcatgtatgtatgtatttcgaaGAACTATGTATACTCTGTGAAGCTGTGGggttataatgtatgtatgtgagtgtatatgtatgtatgcatgtatttcaAAGCCAAAACGTGATAACTAAATAcccacacaaataaatatacaaactgaAGTTGTGTGGttatacgtatgtaatatgtatggaagtatgtatgaatgaatgattgtatgtatgtaaatatgctaATATCAAACTCACGGGTAACCCATCTCCCCTTTCTCTTCTTTACCTAGCAACAAACCCCTACCTATGGGCCATCTATATAGAGCCATTGCATCATGACCTGTCGCCCCAGGGTACCCTGCAATGAGGCACATCTATAACGTTAAAGTGTAGTACTTTTTCCAAGATGTGCAGATAGGGCCATTGGTATTCCAGGGGCATGCTTGAGGAGTGCCACGGGGGGTTATCTGAAGGGAGAAATGGTTGCCCACCTATGGAAGGCGCACAAGGCAAGGCTGATAGAGGAGGAGGCAAGGGAAAGGTAGGGATATTTCTcccacatacacatacgcatagagagagagagagagagagagagagattacccagagagggaaaatatttttgtacacgacacaagcacacacacaacagaaagagagagagagagagagagagagagagagagagagagagagagagagagagagagagagagagagagctgatatgGGGGTTTTTGACTcaagaagagaaaatattttttttgtatatggcaGAAATACACccgcatgaagagagagagagagagagagagagagagagagagagagagagagagagagagagagagaggctggataTCCTCCCACCAAGGAAAAGTGAGGGAAAGTCCTCGAAGGGAAgggaaagagaagggaaaaaaaaaagtctcaccaAATTTGAATTCACTGTAATCAGCCCTAAtacctatctaaaaaaaaaaaaaaacttactcttGAAAGGGCACCAAAGACAGCTAATCACAAAGCTTAAGGAACCGCCAACAATCAAGAATCACGGCTCCTTGACTTTAGTCAGGCAAGGATTAAAAAGGAGGTGAAAGGACCGACTTCCCCGGACCGCTTCTGTAGCGAGCCGCGCCCTACCGCCTCTATTCTTTCCAGACTGACGGGGAAGGTCCTCCTTCCCCGTAAGGAAATTCCAAAATCCTAAGAAGGAGTTGACTAAGGAGATTCCCGAGGACGGAGACTGACAGACGGACAAACAAGTGGAGACAGAGTTACTTCGGGATATTGATTAAGGTTTCCGTGAAAGACACACAAGCGAACATTACTTTCTAAGTATTCAATGAATTCAATGAAGATGTGGGTGAAGCTGTCCTTCAACATCTGATTGTTCGTAAAACCAGTATTTCAATCATGcatgactacacacacacacaacacacacacacacacacacacacacacatatatatatatatatatatatatatatatatatatatatatatatatatatacacattaagagagagagagagagagagagagagagagagatagtatgttTTAATGTCTGTATGTTATGAATGAATACACATCTTATATGCAATACAATGAAATGACCAAATTTGCATGGGATTACCTCCtaaggtaaaaaataattaacataattatGTGATTTACATATGCTGAGTAATGTCGGGAAAAAGACTCAATCTGAAGTCTCAAGGAATTCCAAGATAATTCCATTATTTGGAAAGCCCCAAAATCACTTCCTGAATCTCCTCTACAATATTATCGACAGATGTCTCTcgaaaaaagataggaaaataaaagtaaaaaatgagccgaagtctCTTCGgagcaatggagttttctgtacagcgtataatgctgtatgtaactctcagccgcggcccatgaaactttcaaacaCAGCCCGATGGTGGCAAGTGTTGTGTTGACTTCTATAGCGGTGCAAGACGCACTATAACGAGTAACCTAagccctaaataaaataaaaactactggggctagagagctgcaatttggtatattagatgataggagggtggagggtcatcataccaatttgcagccctctagcctcggtaggttttaaaatctgaaggcggacagaaaaagtgaggacggacagacaaatagccatctataGCCATCTcgacatttttcttttacagaaaactaaaaagtgtaATCAAACCTGtattatttgcaataaatgaacACTTAAAAGTAACCGTAAACGACGTAAGTCTATTATCAAGATGCAAATTATTAAGGGTGCTCGTGAGCTATTAAATCTGCATTCagatttcaatttcaattttcattcgGTTGTAAACGACGTGATACTTTGTTCACACTGGCGACCAACAAAGCTGCTAACTCAGCTTCTAGAGAGGTTGATGATTTCAAAAAGTATTTCGCCGAGTCTATTTATTGCTCGTTCATGTTTTTATATCTGCCGGTtgcttttttctttccatttgtgATGGTTTTGGATTTTTTTGTCTCTTCTTTCAATGAAAAATAGCCAGAGAGATTTACAGATAAATAGTCTGTTCTTTGACGTAGCATTTTTGCCTTAAAACTGCCGTTTCTTAGattaaagaaattttaatcaAATATACAACTATTCATACACAAAACAATAGTCATAACTACCAATAAAGTTTGTCAAATCAGTTCCAtaacttctttccttttttcagaCTTTGACTTCTTAACAACAAAACTAATTAATTATCAGTTCCTTCTTTCCATCAACTGCAGAAAATTGGAGCCCTTTTCACAAGCAATTCTTCAGTTCGCTCAATACCGAAGTCTGTATAATTTGTTGCTGTTTCTTTCCACGTACATCAACCTGGGGaatctaaaatatatctaatatatctgcCAATATAACAAGGGCCTCATAAAATAGTTCTCACTCATATAAGCACTTGTTGACAAAAAAAATAGCCAAATTGCTGCGGTAAATTGGTCATGTTGTTTAGCTTGGACCTCCGGAAGTTAgaactttgtaatatttttttatctgtagGCTGAAATGAGCCTCGTTTCATATCTTATTTGTTTTatccttatttcttattttattgaatttgtaCAGAGCATCCTTGAGCTTGTGATATTCTGGTTTGCCACCTAATGTCGAAGCttagcttataataataataataataattaataataataataataataataataataagaagaagaagaagaagaagaagaagaagaagaagaagtagaagaagaagaagaacctgcaGGAAAGGCAAAAAAATTGAGATGTCGTAATTACTATGCTATCATCACCCTTCATAAATTATTCGCAGAATAACTGTAGACCATGGTCACCTGATGCTTTCATTTACTccaatgccacacacacacacacacacacacacacacacacacacacacacacacatcatatatataatatatatatatatatatataatatatatatatatatatatatataatatatatatatatgtatcatcatatatatatatatatatatatatatcatatatatatatatgtgtgtgtgtgtgtgtgtgtgtgtgtgtgtgtgtgtagaagtgaGGGTTGATTTTGCACACATCCGAAGAGTACTGACGTACACCGACGCCAGACGGTCGTTTCAGATAAACGAGCGTTACCAGCAAAGTTACTGAATCATCCTGTACCACAGTAATGGCTACCTTCAGTTGATTATGAGTATTTCTCAAGAGCTCTGCAGAGGAGATGGGCGGGGATCCTACGACTGAGGAAGCTATTTTCAGAATTAATTTTAGGTAGGGTCTGTTTGCCCACTAAAGTGATGCTTTTACTTATGCAAGCTCGGTCTTCGTCCTTTCTGTTGATCAAGGGTTGAGAACTTAAACACTTTGACATTTGACCTCTGACCTTTCACATAACATTCGTTTGTTCGATAGTTATACATTACAGATCTGAATTTCGCAGTGTCTATACGTGGTATTTATCAATAGCCATACGTGAAGTAACAGTTACTGTCCTTCATTTGCCTGTCCACATTTTGTTAAAGCATAATTTTGATGTGATAAAATCTAAATTTTACAATAAGAAACCATTCATTCGAGGAGCCTAGGCCTATTAGGAGCAAAGAAATTCCTTTAAAATCATTCGGTGACTTcaacgtgatctctctctctctctctctctctctctctcctagaaagAACATCACCGATTGGTGATGGTCAACCGTCACTGTAATCCACGTTAACCCCCTCACCTAATAAACACAGATCTACCGTCATCAAAATGGCTCCTCGTCGAGGATCTTATGTTGTTTGTTTTATTGACTCACTATACGCTGGTAACGGAAGGTTGAGACTTCCCTATAATTAGCGGTGTTGACACGTTTCAAAAAAcgtacattttcaggattaacctcgaggttaaggttaatTCTGAGAGTGGAAATATTCGAacgtactgtccagctatttgtTCTTATTTACAATTGACTTCGTTTTTTAAAAAGGTATTCATGCATTTTGTTAACGTATgtgcttatatataaaaatatgtactatatatatacatacataatatatatgtatatatattcattatatatatatatatatatatatatatatatatatatatatatatatatatatatatgtgtgtgtgtgtgtgtgtgtgtgtgtgtatgtatattatcgaTAGCTGTTACCATACGTTTTCCGTTTGTGCAAatcacattttaattttcataaagttttagCTGAGCAGAATAGTactgtacgttatatatataatatatatatatatatatatatatatatatatatatatatatatatatatatatatacatatatatattgtacagtacTATTCTGCTAAGCAAAATTTTTAGGAAAATTAGAATGTGATTAGGAAAGACGACAGACGAATGGAAACATCTGATctgttgataattatatataatgaaagaaatcattgGTCTGGTAGCATGTATGTTGAAAAGGAGATTAGCGATTTGCAAATTCGTACGGTTGACAATGACGTTCgtacgatggaaatggaaatcATGATTTACAAATCTCTGTGATGAAGAGATTCAATGTTCATTATGTCTGAAGAATCTATTAACTGGGCTGGTTTGGATGAGGCGAACGTCACTTTGTAAGATAAATGGTATATATCTATGGGTTTCCCCAGAGGAATTGAAAAatacgaaaacaaataaaatatgaaaaaaacgaaTTGTtcgtaaacatataaaaaatatttactgtacAAATATACTGCATTGGCTTTAATGACGGTAATGTTGCTATATACAATGTGCAATGTCATTCTCAGGGACATTCCCAATTGTTCTTCTCTTTTATAAGTGAGGTGCTCTGTACGCAGTATTCACACATAGAATACCTGCTTAATGAATCCTGGTAATTATCTAACCAAGTATTTTGAATTTCAATGATAAAAGACACTTGCATGTGTTATTTGAAAGAAACTGTATGGTGAATGAAACTTTTCGTTCTAATCACAGCCACTCTTGCTCTGCTGTTTGTCACATGTTTAAGCTATAACAAGAGTATTGTGGTTTTCTGGTATAAAAGTTCTTTGGGTAAATCATACAAGTTTTTAATTAATGTCTTTAtttagaagaaagaaaatgaaacaatatacaaaaaatttttaCAATCGACCAAACAAAACGTTTTGGCAAACTATATTATTCATCCTCAACTATATCTATATGAACGTCAGTCGCTTCAGGATCGGGTAAAAACAAATTAGTTTCGTCTGGATTCGATAGATATGTGTTGGCATCGTTGCTGGCAGGCCTGGTAGGATCAGCCAGATAAGCGCTGCTTTCCTTTTTAAGATCCTGATTAATACCATCAACGTCTCCTTCAGCCACTAATACTAAAAAAGTATCCTCTGCTTCGAAAGTCCTGCCAACCTCTTCGTTTGCAGTATCAGCATCATGTGACCCCCTGCTTACACCACTGCTAGCTGTTCCAGCAATAATGGCGCTCGTGCTTTCGCTGCTAGCAGTTCCAGGAATAGGCGTTTTTCTGCCGAACTCGATGCCAGCAGTTTCAGCTAAAAGTGTACCACTGCTTAAATTGCTACCAGCAGTTCCAGCACTAAAGGTTGCCCTACTCTGGCTGCCAGCAGTTCCAGCAATAAGTGTCCTACTGGTTAAATTGCTACCAGTAGTTCTAACACCATAGGTTGTCCTATTCTCGCTGCTAGCAGTTCCATAACTAGGTGTACCACTGCTTAAATTGCTGCCAGCAGTTCCAGCACTAGATGTAATACTGTTTGAATTGCTACTTATAGTTCCAGCAACAAAGGTACCACTACTCTGGCTGCTACCAGTTCCAACACTAGGTGTCCTACTGATTAAATTGCTGCCAGCACTTCCACCATTAGTCGTACTACTGCTTAAATTGCTGCCAGCAGTTCCAGCACCGTAGGTTGTCTGACTCTCACTGCTAGCAGTTCCATGACTAGGTGTACCACTGCTTATATTGCTGCCACCAGTTCCAGCTCTAGATGTAATACTGTTTAAATGGCTGCTAGCAGTTCCAACACTAGGAGGTCTACTGATTACATTGTTGCCTGCAGTTTCTGCATTAAGTATCCCAATGATTAAATTGCTGCCAGCAGTTCCAGCACTTAAGGTTGCCCTGCTCTCGCTGCTGGCAGTTCCATAACTAGGTGTTCCACTGACTAAATTGCTCCTAGCAGTTCCAGCATTAGATGTTCCACTGATTAAACTGCCTCTAGTAGTCCCAGTTCCAGTATTTGGTGTCCCACTGATTAAATTGCTGCTAGCAGTTCCAGCTTTAGGTGTTCCGCTGATTACATTGATGCTAGCAGTTCCAGCACTAGGTGTTCCACTGCTTAAATTACTTATAGCAGTTCCAGCATTAGGTGTTCCACTGCTTAAATTGCTGGTACCGGTTTCAGTACTAGGTGTCCCACTGATTAAATTGCTGCTGGCAGTTCCAGCCTTAGGTGTTCCGCTGCTTAGATTGCTTCTAGCAGTTCCAGCATTAAGTGTTCCGCTGATTAAATTGCTGCTAGCAGTTCCAGCATTAGATGTTCCACTGCTTAAATTGCTGCTACCAGTTCCAGTACTAGGTGTTCCACTGCTTAAATCACTGCTGGCAGTTGCATCACTAAAAGTTGTCCCGCTCTCGCTGTTTACAATTCCAGCATTAGGTGTCTCACTGCTGAAATCACTGCTAGAAGCTCCAACACTAAAGGTTGTCCCACTCTCGCTGTTGGTAGTTCCATCATTAGGTGCCCCACTTCTTAAATCACTGCCAGCAGTTCCAGCAACTGCTACACTTCTGCCGAAATTGTCGTTGGTGGTTCCAGCGTTTGGCGTCCTCCTGCCAAAATCGCCACTGTTTTCGTCCTTATCAGGTATGACACCAAAATCAGCGTTGGAGATGTCAAAGAGAAGCTCCGATTCCTCGCAGGGGAAGGCAAACTGAGGGTGAGCGCAAGTGAGGGAATCCTGGCTGAAGACCGTCTGGTTCCCGCAGAAGAAGGAGTACTGCGCCATGTCGACGACGTCCCCAGCCGCGTTGGGTATTGGCAGGCAGATGTGGAAGACCCGGCAACTGGTGGCGACGTCAGCGTAGTAACCATAGGGGCGTCCCGTGCAGTCAAAAACTCGGTCGGGTTCGCCCCCTAGAATATCCAGGTACCCATCTGAGAACCTGTAAGCGTAGCGACCAACTGCCGAAGCGATGAGCGCTGACAGGCAGACGAGGATCTTCATGGCGTGTTTTCGATTCTGGAGTCAAGAAAtggaattaatgaataaaattaatgtttCTGATTCCCTATCATAATTTCTGTGATTCTTAATTACTGAGTATTCTTAGAAttcttgaatgaaaatatttcagataggcagattataagtaataataacaGATGGAGATGGACCCGTGATAACCGAGACAAATCCGAATTACGAGGCATTTTCTTGCAGTAAGAAAAATAACAGTTTTAGCAAAAGTGAGGAAAAACCACAAGTCACCCAGACAAGAATGAAAGGGGCCACGACTGACAAGGGGGAAAACAAAATGAAGGACGGAACGGAGCAAAATATGGGACAGACCCATTTGCTCCTTCAGGTGACCCACTCAGTGTCTAGGGCCAGTAAGTCTAGTGACTACAAAATAGGCAATGAGAAGAGATTTCGAAGAATAGATTATTGATAAACACGGATACAGGAGGTGCCACGTAGTTCATGGAATGGAAAGAGAatgacaaataaatttattagttttctgtccaTCAATCAATCCCTTTCACGAAATTCATGTAGGAAGTAAGTAACATCAGTATTATTCCATTATCAGTCTCTTTCTTATTTGCCCActtatttgttctttctttctttatctatcATACTTGtactgtttttcatttatttctaaatttttgaTGGAAAATCCCATTTATACAATGGTCTTCCGGTTTGATCCCCAATAATGCTTTTCATTAATTATAAGTTAACAAACAAAGTTGAAATGAATATCTACTGACGTTACGGCATGAATGAAAACAATATTGATTACAAGAGTAAACAGAAAATTCATGAAAAG from Macrobrachium nipponense isolate FS-2020 chromosome 28, ASM1510439v2, whole genome shotgun sequence carries:
- the LOC135201790 gene encoding mucin-21-like gives rise to the protein MKILVCLSALIASAVGRYAYRFSDGYLDILGGEPDRVFDCTGRPYGYYADVATSCRVFHICLPIPNAAGDVVDMAQYSFFCGNQTVFSQDSLTCAHPQFAFPCEESELLFDISNADFGVIPDKDENSGDFGRRTPNAGTTNDNFGRSVAVAGTAGSDLRSGAPNDGTTNSESGTTFSVGASSSDFSSETPNAGIVNSESGTTFSDATASSDLSSGTPSTGTGSSNLSSGTSNAGTASSNLISGTLNAGTARSNLSSGTPKAGTASSNLISGTPSTETGTSNLSSGTPNAGTAISNLSSGTPSAGTASINVISGTPKAGTASSNLISGTPNTGTGTTRGSLISGTSNAGTARSNLVSGTPSYGTASSESRATLSAGTAGSNLIIGILNAETAGNNVISRPPSVGTASSHLNSITSRAGTGGSNISSGTPSHGTASSESQTTYGAGTAGSNLSSSTTNGGSAGSNLISRTPSVGTGSSQSSGTFVAGTISSNSNSITSSAGTAGSNLSSGTPSYGTASSENRTTYGVRTTGSNLTSRTLIAGTAGSQSRATFSAGTAGSNLSSGTLLAETAGIEFGRKTPIPGTASSESTSAIIAGTASSGVSRGSHDADTANEEVGRTFEAEDTFLVLVAEGDVDGINQDLKKESSAYLADPTRPASNDANTYLSNPDETNLFLPDPEATDVHIDIVEDE